In Leptospira saintgironsiae, one genomic interval encodes:
- a CDS encoding MaoC family dehydratase: MSKIEFDKYEVGQELPPLKVDTITHAHLVRYAGASGDFNPIHNDPDFARKTGLDGTIAHGMFVMAQIGRLCTSWADQKQIKEFGVTFKAMTKPGQKLTCSGKIKRKKEENGEKLLTVAVEASDESGEVKASGELVVIC; this comes from the coding sequence ATGAGTAAGATTGAATTCGATAAGTACGAAGTAGGACAAGAACTCCCTCCTTTAAAAGTGGATACTATTACGCATGCACATTTAGTGCGTTATGCGGGAGCGAGTGGTGACTTTAACCCGATCCATAACGATCCTGATTTCGCTCGTAAGACTGGATTAGACGGAACTATTGCTCATGGTATGTTCGTAATGGCTCAGATCGGAAGACTTTGTACTTCTTGGGCAGACCAAAAGCAGATCAAAGAATTCGGAGTTACTTTCAAAGCGATGACTAAGCCTGGACAAAAATTAACTTGTTCTGGAAAAATCAAACGTAAGAAAGAAGAAAACGGAGAGAAACTTCTTACAGTTGCTGTAGAAGCTTCTGATGAATCAGGAGAAGTTAAAGCTTCTGGAGAATTAGTAGTTATCTGCTAA
- a CDS encoding PP2C family protein-serine/threonine phosphatase, whose protein sequence is MHTAKYLFFLLGPIGFLIFLLSLTPWHKEENLRAYKGVIDLRGIQSASSGPVDLSGEWEFFWSQEPGKILESFHGNMTVPGSWNRETELHPSYERLGYATYRLKVLLPDVWVGKVLTLGLGTVWSSYSLYLDGEFQGESGAPSTSTQTSVARVQPRSFSFVPNSSQIEVSIFVTNNFARQGGISSPVKLGPSEVMLSTRTRTIFTDIFAFSSLVIMGLYHISLYLYLRSSKAPLYFGFMSMAIGIRTLVTNTRLLMEFFPSINQNGIQMIEQISMMCATGLYLLFFYETFTVYASKLYIRISLAIISLFILMTLFGSLEFNSSKVAYFHLFIGVTIGYVIYVIFGIDFDKENNSSYILYGSGILFLGVAIDLFYTYILKVSSHQVSHIALVLFVFLQSLVIASDRSSKYKEAKLLTEDLQTMNLELFEMKEKLVQKVEDRTRTLNDTLQQINRELEIAQNVQRKILTPPEREIKGIRFDYVYKPLEKVGGDFLDISEINPGQVRVLLADAVGHGVQASLMTMALKTEYEELKKLPCPTHVLKELNGRFLRKFDTLESIFPCFVADIYLEKKEVLYASAGHPDQVLLSPSGDFELLHKTGPILGLFDDLEIEFSTYKFPTGSRLLLFSDGLIENRRKENRWSTVETIASRAGTLSKVSLQKLLEELVVMEEKSRGDEQRYDDITIIAIESRETPEYPA, encoded by the coding sequence ATGCACACGGCAAAATATTTATTCTTTTTATTAGGACCAATCGGCTTCCTCATTTTCCTTTTGTCTCTCACTCCATGGCATAAGGAGGAAAATTTACGCGCTTACAAAGGTGTAATCGATCTTAGAGGGATCCAAAGTGCAAGTTCCGGCCCGGTAGATCTGTCCGGAGAGTGGGAATTTTTCTGGAGCCAAGAACCAGGAAAAATTTTAGAATCCTTTCATGGGAACATGACAGTTCCAGGCTCTTGGAATAGAGAAACTGAATTACATCCATCTTATGAAAGATTAGGTTATGCAACCTATAGACTCAAAGTTCTTTTGCCAGATGTTTGGGTGGGGAAGGTTCTCACTCTAGGTTTAGGTACTGTTTGGAGTTCCTACAGTTTGTACTTAGATGGAGAGTTCCAAGGAGAATCTGGAGCCCCATCTACTTCTACCCAGACAAGCGTTGCAAGAGTACAACCCAGATCTTTTTCTTTTGTTCCTAATTCCAGTCAGATAGAAGTTTCAATTTTTGTTACGAACAATTTCGCAAGACAAGGCGGGATCAGTTCTCCTGTTAAGTTAGGTCCTTCCGAAGTAATGTTGTCCACAAGGACTAGGACAATCTTCACAGATATTTTTGCATTCTCCAGTTTAGTGATCATGGGGCTTTACCATATCTCTCTGTATTTGTATTTAAGATCCAGCAAGGCTCCTTTGTATTTTGGATTTATGAGTATGGCGATCGGCATAAGGACACTTGTTACGAATACAAGACTTCTTATGGAATTTTTCCCTTCTATCAACCAGAATGGAATACAGATGATAGAACAAATTTCCATGATGTGCGCTACTGGATTATATCTGTTATTCTTCTATGAAACCTTTACAGTCTATGCATCTAAACTATACATAAGGATTTCCTTAGCAATAATCTCCCTGTTCATCCTAATGACTTTATTCGGCTCCTTGGAATTCAACAGCAGTAAGGTCGCATATTTCCACTTATTTATAGGTGTCACGATCGGCTATGTGATCTATGTGATCTTTGGAATAGACTTTGATAAAGAAAATAACTCTTCTTATATCTTATATGGTTCAGGAATACTATTCTTAGGAGTAGCGATCGACCTATTCTATACTTATATTCTAAAAGTTTCCTCTCATCAGGTTTCACATATTGCACTCGTACTTTTTGTATTCTTGCAGTCTTTGGTGATCGCTTCGGACCGTTCTTCTAAATATAAAGAAGCAAAACTTCTCACAGAAGATTTACAAACCATGAACTTAGAACTTTTCGAAATGAAAGAAAAATTGGTTCAAAAGGTAGAAGATAGGACCAGAACTCTAAATGACACTCTGCAACAGATCAATAGAGAGTTAGAGATCGCTCAGAACGTACAAAGAAAAATCCTAACTCCTCCTGAAAGAGAGATTAAAGGAATTCGTTTCGACTACGTTTACAAACCTTTGGAAAAAGTGGGTGGGGATTTCTTAGATATCTCAGAGATCAACCCTGGCCAAGTAAGAGTATTATTAGCAGATGCAGTAGGACATGGAGTGCAAGCAAGCCTTATGACCATGGCCTTAAAAACTGAATACGAAGAATTAAAAAAGCTCCCCTGCCCTACTCATGTATTAAAAGAATTGAATGGAAGATTTTTAAGAAAGTTTGATACCTTAGAAAGTATCTTTCCTTGTTTTGTAGCAGATATCTATTTAGAAAAAAAAGAAGTTCTATATGCTTCCGCTGGACATCCGGATCAGGTTTTGCTTTCTCCAAGCGGAGATTTCGAATTACTTCATAAAACAGGACCTATATTAGGACTATTCGATGATCTGGAGATCGAATTCTCGACCTATAAGTTTCCTACAGGAAGCCGTTTATTACTTTTCTCTGATGGACTCATAGAGAACAGAAGAAAGGAAAATAGATGGAGCACTGTGGAGACAATCGCTTCCAGAGCAGGCACTCTTTCCAAGGTAAGTCTTCAAAAACTGCTAGAAGAATTAGTAGTAATGGAAGAAAAATCCAGGGGAGACGAGCAAAGATACGATGATATCACTATCATCGCGATCGAATCCAGAGAAACTCCCGAATATCCTGCTTAA
- a CDS encoding FAS1-like dehydratase domain-containing protein has protein sequence MAEKGISKDLIGTKLDSYEFDVERGKIKEFCLAIGESNPIYFDLEAAKKAGYEDIPAPPTFPTVIQFWGYPKIWKDMENMGVDTSRILHLKEKYNYVKTLYPGKVSSQGECVNVTVGKMDTMTFRTTIRNAKGETVIEAEMSIFIRKPEQ, from the coding sequence ATGGCAGAAAAAGGCATTTCAAAAGACTTGATCGGCACAAAACTCGACTCCTACGAATTCGACGTAGAAAGAGGAAAGATAAAAGAGTTTTGTCTAGCGATCGGCGAAAGCAATCCGATATACTTCGATTTAGAAGCGGCAAAAAAAGCGGGATACGAGGACATTCCAGCTCCTCCTACATTTCCGACAGTGATCCAATTTTGGGGATATCCTAAAATTTGGAAAGATATGGAGAACATGGGAGTTGATACTTCCAGGATCCTACATCTAAAAGAAAAATATAATTATGTTAAAACTCTTTACCCTGGTAAAGTTTCTTCTCAGGGAGAATGTGTTAACGTAACTGTTGGTAAAATGGATACTATGACTTTCCGCACCACAATTCGTAATGCGAAAGGTGAAACTGTGATCGAAGCAGAGATGTCTATTTTCATCCGTAAACCGGAACAGTGA